One genomic segment of Rhodospirillales bacterium includes these proteins:
- a CDS encoding alpha/beta fold hydrolase: MSTEKYDFPGVGGHRLSGRLELPDGQPTAYAVFAHCFTCGKDARAATRIARRLGELGIATLRFDFTGLGGSEGEFGNAGFTSNIDDLVAAADHLRVNRIAPSLLVGHSLGGAAVLAAAGRIPEIKAIATIGAPFDAAHVLHLFGGHLPASDRNEPTDVTIGGRLFRIGGSFVDDLARQDQGGRIAGLRRSLLVLHAPNDATVGIDNASQIFLKAKHPKSFVSLDGADHLLSNPRDAEYAATVIAAWASRYIGDQAPPATADSAVAGQVVVEETGAGKFQNRVRIGRHALLADEPASFGGLDSGPSPYDFLLAGLGACTAMTLRLYADRKGIPLRRVRVGLDHNKVHAADCADCETREGKIDEIVKTIVVEGDLDAEQRARLIEIADKCPVHRTLHSEIKIRTQSP, translated from the coding sequence ATGTCGACCGAAAAATATGATTTTCCGGGCGTCGGGGGACACAGGCTTTCGGGCCGGCTTGAATTGCCCGACGGCCAGCCGACCGCCTACGCCGTGTTCGCCCACTGCTTCACCTGCGGCAAGGACGCGCGGGCGGCGACGCGGATCGCGCGCCGGCTCGGGGAACTCGGGATCGCAACCCTTCGTTTCGACTTCACGGGGCTCGGCGGCAGCGAGGGCGAGTTCGGGAACGCCGGATTCACGTCGAACATCGACGATCTCGTCGCCGCCGCCGATCATCTTCGAGTCAATCGCATAGCGCCGTCGTTGCTGGTAGGCCACAGCCTGGGCGGAGCCGCGGTGCTCGCCGCCGCCGGCCGCATCCCCGAAATCAAGGCCATCGCCACCATCGGCGCGCCGTTCGACGCGGCTCATGTGCTGCATCTGTTCGGCGGGCACCTACCCGCATCCGACCGAAACGAGCCCACCGACGTGACGATCGGCGGCCGTTTGTTTCGGATCGGAGGATCGTTCGTCGACGACTTAGCCCGCCAGGACCAAGGCGGGCGTATCGCCGGCCTGCGCCGGTCGCTGTTGGTTCTACACGCGCCTAACGATGCCACCGTCGGCATCGATAACGCCTCGCAGATTTTCCTGAAGGCAAAGCATCCGAAAAGTTTCGTTTCCCTCGACGGCGCAGACCATCTGCTGTCCAACCCGCGCGACGCGGAATACGCTGCCACGGTGATCGCCGCGTGGGCGTCGCGTTATATCGGTGATCAGGCGCCGCCAGCCACGGCCGATTCGGCCGTTGCCGGCCAAGTCGTGGTCGAAGAAACCGGAGCGGGCAAGTTCCAGAACCGCGTCCGCATCGGCCGGCATGCGCTGCTGGCCGACGAGCCGGCGAGCTTCGGTGGGTTGGACAGCGGACCGAGCCCCTACGACTTTCTCCTCGCCGGGCTTGGCGCCTGTACCGCCATGACGCTCCGCCTCTACGCGGACCGCAAAGGGATTCCGCTCCGGCGCGTCCGCGTCGGCCTCGATCACAATAAGGTTCACGCCGCCGACTGCGCCGATTGCGAAACGCGCGAAGGGAAAATCGACGAGATCGTCAAGACGATCGTCGTCGAGGGCGATCTCGACGCAGAACAGCGCGCCCGTCTGATCGAGATCGCCGACAAATGCCCGGTCCACCGGACCCTGCATTCGGAAATCAAGATCCGGACCCAATCGCCTTAA
- a CDS encoding gamma-glutamyltransferase family protein, giving the protein MLNTPRARRGMVTAPHHLASQTGLAVLREGGTAIEACVAMAATLAVVYPHMTGIGGDGFWLVAAPGGAPLAIDASGRAGTDATPDFYRRRGLDQIPWRGALAANTVAGTVSGWAEALAVSAEWGGRLPLARLLEDAIGHGENGFAVSASQALLTEEKLPELRDVPGFAEQFLPGGAPPKEGSTLKLPALARTLRAVATQGLDGFYRGELARGIAADLARLGSPVGAADLARQRAERRNPLALRLKPGTVFNHPPPTQGLSSLMILGLFERLNVRAAETFDHLHGLIEATKQAFLVRDAHVGDPDAMTRDPEDFLRAAFLDRLAGRIGHRALPWPAPATTGDTVWMGAIDGEGRAASFIQSVYFEFGSGVVLPQSGIQWQNRGSSFRLAGPGPTVLAPGRKPFHTLNPALARFDDGRIMVYGTMGGEGQPQTQAAIFTRYAYFGQGLQAAVTAPRWLLGRTWGEPSVTLKLESRFDPALIAALRAAGHDVEMLADFTSIMGHAGAVVRRPDGTLEGAADPRSDGAVAAF; this is encoded by the coding sequence ATGCTGAACACGCCGCGCGCCCGGCGGGGCATGGTCACGGCCCCGCATCATCTCGCCAGCCAGACTGGACTCGCCGTGTTGCGCGAGGGCGGCACCGCGATCGAGGCGTGCGTGGCCATGGCCGCAACGCTCGCCGTCGTCTATCCGCACATGACCGGAATCGGTGGCGACGGATTCTGGCTGGTGGCAGCGCCGGGAGGCGCGCCGCTCGCGATCGACGCCAGCGGCCGGGCCGGCACCGATGCGACCCCCGATTTCTACCGGCGCCGCGGACTCGACCAGATTCCCTGGCGCGGCGCCTTGGCCGCCAATACCGTCGCCGGGACCGTTTCCGGTTGGGCCGAGGCACTCGCCGTGAGCGCCGAATGGGGCGGCCGCCTGCCGCTCGCGCGCCTGCTGGAAGACGCCATTGGCCACGGCGAAAACGGGTTCGCGGTGAGCGCAAGTCAAGCGCTCTTGACCGAAGAGAAGCTCCCCGAATTGCGCGACGTGCCAGGGTTTGCCGAACAATTTCTGCCCGGCGGCGCGCCGCCCAAGGAGGGCTCGACGCTGAAACTGCCGGCCCTGGCGCGAACCTTGCGCGCGGTTGCCACTCAAGGTCTCGATGGTTTCTACCGGGGCGAACTGGCGCGCGGCATCGCCGCCGATCTTGCGCGCTTGGGATCGCCGGTCGGCGCCGCCGATCTCGCCCGCCAGCGGGCGGAGCGGCGCAATCCCCTCGCGCTCCGCCTCAAGCCCGGAACCGTGTTCAATCACCCGCCGCCGACCCAGGGGCTTTCCTCGCTCATGATCCTGGGGCTGTTCGAGCGCTTGAACGTGCGTGCGGCGGAAACGTTCGACCACCTGCATGGTTTGATCGAGGCAACCAAGCAGGCCTTTCTGGTCCGCGACGCCCATGTCGGCGACCCGGACGCCATGACCCGCGATCCCGAGGATTTTTTGCGGGCTGCGTTTCTCGACCGGCTCGCCGGCCGGATCGGCCACCGGGCCCTGCCCTGGCCCGCCCCAGCGACCACCGGCGATACGGTATGGATGGGTGCGATCGACGGCGAAGGCCGCGCCGCCAGTTTCATCCAAAGCGTCTACTTCGAGTTCGGCTCGGGAGTGGTTCTGCCGCAGAGCGGCATCCAATGGCAAAATCGCGGCAGCAGCTTTCGCCTCGCGGGCCCGGGGCCGACCGTGCTCGCGCCCGGGCGGAAGCCTTTTCATACCCTCAACCCCGCCCTTGCCCGCTTCGACGACGGGCGGATCATGGTCTACGGCACCATGGGCGGCGAGGGTCAGCCGCAAACCCAAGCGGCGATTTTCACGCGCTACGCTTACTTCGGCCAAGGGCTCCAGGCGGCGGTAACCGCGCCGCGCTGGCTGCTCGGCCGCACCTGGGGCGAGCCGAGCGTGACCCTGAAACTCGAAAGTCGGTTCGACCCCGCGTTGATTGCCGCCTTGCGCGCGGCCGGGCACGACGTGGAGATGCTGGCGGACTTCACATCGATCATGGGGCACGCCGGCGCCGTCGTCCGCCGTCCGGACGGAACGCTGGAGGGCGCCGCCGATCCGCGCAGCGACGGCGCGGTGGCGGCGTTTTAA